One Novipirellula artificiosorum DNA segment encodes these proteins:
- a CDS encoding SDR family NAD(P)-dependent oxidoreductase, with translation MNTLKQFDLSGKVALVTGCKRGIGKAMAIGLAEAGADILGVSASLEEHGSEVEKQVTAAGRSFRAYQCDFSDRKAVYAFVETAKADNPRIDILVNNAGTILRQPAAEHPDEYWDKVIEVNLNAQFILSREFGKDMIDRGSGKVIFTASLLTFQGGITVPGYAASKGGIGQLTMALANEWAGKGVNVNAIAPGYIATDNTEALRNDAVRSEQILARIPAGRWGQPDDFKGPVVFLASDAAQYVHGTTLLVDGGWMGR, from the coding sequence ATGAACACGTTGAAGCAATTTGATCTTTCCGGCAAGGTCGCTCTTGTCACGGGATGCAAGCGAGGCATTGGCAAAGCGATGGCCATCGGCTTAGCCGAAGCCGGCGCGGACATTCTTGGCGTTTCCGCCTCGCTCGAAGAACACGGCAGCGAGGTTGAGAAACAAGTCACTGCAGCGGGGCGATCGTTCCGTGCTTACCAATGCGATTTTTCGGATCGCAAGGCGGTCTATGCGTTTGTTGAGACGGCCAAAGCGGATAATCCGCGGATCGATATCCTGGTCAACAACGCAGGGACGATTCTTCGCCAGCCGGCGGCCGAACATCCTGATGAGTATTGGGACAAGGTGATCGAGGTGAACCTCAACGCCCAATTCATCTTATCCCGCGAATTTGGCAAAGACATGATCGATCGTGGCTCGGGCAAGGTGATCTTCACGGCGTCGTTGTTGACGTTCCAAGGAGGCATTACGGTTCCCGGATACGCAGCCAGCAAGGGGGGGATCGGTCAATTGACCATGGCGCTGGCCAACGAATGGGCTGGCAAAGGCGTGAACGTCAATGCGATCGCGCCGGGATACATTGCCACGGATAACACCGAAGCGCTTCGCAACGATGCGGTTCGCAGTGAACAGATCCTGGCTCGCATTCCGGCTGGCCGATGGGGACAGCCGGATGACTTTAAGGGACCGGTTGTGTTCCTGGCTTCCGACGCTGCTCAGTATGTCCATGGAACCACATTGTTGGTCGATGGCGGATGGATGGGACGATAG
- a CDS encoding HisA/HisF-related TIM barrel protein, whose translation MQESNLWGQRSSFQGIASRLIAVIDLKASVAVHAIAGNRLRYQPVWLCGSSPGDPIALADHYRKVGVGAFYIADLDAIVGGDIQLEVLHELLLTMDANARVMLDAGVGTHDGQRQYEALIALSEQHPLVSLIVATECATGLANLDQFVREIGAAKVILGLDYHAGHFLAGVSSETGWLDHANRLGIRRAVVLDTSAVGTRSGPVVVDTCRRVGALVPDWSITAGGGIRSADDANTLFDAGCDHCLLATALLPPRGVSA comes from the coding sequence ATGCAAGAGTCCAATCTGTGGGGCCAGCGAAGTTCTTTTCAAGGGATCGCTTCGCGATTGATCGCGGTGATTGATCTGAAGGCATCCGTAGCGGTCCACGCGATCGCCGGCAATCGATTGCGGTACCAACCCGTCTGGCTTTGCGGGTCATCGCCAGGCGACCCGATCGCCTTGGCGGATCACTATCGAAAGGTTGGCGTCGGAGCTTTTTACATCGCGGATCTTGATGCCATCGTGGGTGGCGACATTCAGCTTGAGGTTTTGCACGAACTGCTCTTGACCATGGATGCGAACGCGCGCGTCATGCTGGATGCGGGGGTAGGGACCCACGACGGCCAGCGGCAATACGAGGCTTTGATTGCTCTCTCGGAGCAGCATCCATTGGTTTCGCTGATCGTTGCGACGGAATGTGCGACGGGCTTGGCCAACCTCGATCAATTCGTCCGAGAAATCGGTGCGGCCAAGGTGATCCTCGGTCTCGACTACCACGCGGGCCATTTTCTCGCGGGCGTCTCGAGCGAAACGGGGTGGCTCGATCACGCGAATCGGCTAGGGATCCGCCGCGCGGTCGTGCTCGATACGTCGGCGGTCGGCACTCGCTCAGGCCCGGTCGTTGTGGACACCTGTCGCCGCGTCGGTGCCCTCGTACCCGATTGGTCCATCACCGCCGGCGGAGGAATCCGCTCTGCGGATGACGCGAACACGCTGTTTGATGCCGGGTGTGACCACTGCTTGCTTGCCACAGCTTTATTGCCCCCGCGCGGAGTATCCGCTTGA
- a CDS encoding DUF2617 family protein, with the protein MLSVRPKVAELAFHVFSRSLHPELYTLHQRRKIERSEYELQIDITNCGHVVAFNGGGMLVCEVATSAHQPLPKRRCLLSRPLKGSRTERVECRGGVQYKTHFQLEPVAPDMFWMVQQQLGDGQTEGLLHRFDASGRMALGAISYVNVETRRKSVLIQAIHTFPDDYAIVKVESLFSIGD; encoded by the coding sequence GTGCTTTCGGTTCGCCCCAAAGTCGCCGAATTGGCGTTTCATGTTTTTAGCCGCTCGCTCCATCCGGAACTGTACACGCTGCATCAGCGCCGGAAGATCGAACGAAGTGAATACGAACTGCAAATCGACATCACCAATTGCGGCCATGTCGTCGCTTTCAACGGTGGCGGGATGCTGGTTTGCGAGGTGGCGACCAGTGCCCATCAACCCTTGCCGAAACGACGGTGCTTGCTGTCGCGTCCCTTGAAGGGAAGTCGGACCGAGCGGGTCGAGTGCCGTGGCGGCGTCCAGTACAAAACCCATTTCCAACTCGAGCCCGTTGCGCCGGATATGTTTTGGATGGTCCAGCAGCAACTTGGCGACGGACAAACCGAAGGCTTGCTGCACCGCTTTGATGCGAGCGGCCGGATGGCGCTCGGCGCAATCAGTTACGTGAACGTCGAAACACGTCGCAAAAGCGTTTTGATCCAAGCGATTCATACATTCCCCGATGACTATGCGATCGTGAAAGTGGAATCGCTGTTCTCGATCGGAGACTAG
- a CDS encoding zinc-dependent alcohol dehydrogenase, producing MKSAQYQGNRRVAIGESQSLPPAAGQVRLEVAYCGICGTDIHIFHGAMDARVQKPQIIGHEVSATVAELGDGVTNVSVGDRVAVRPLFFGDPTTFDRGFSHVGKNLKFIGIDMPGGMQSSWTVPAYTLHPLPESLSLQHGAMIEPAAVACHDVRLGEVQSGETCVVIGGGPIGLLIALVAIDKGATVILSEVNSSRIALAESLGIKAINPLDVSLPEAVSSLTDGAMADCVFEVSGSAPGVEVMTELPNVRGRIVMVAIHPQPKPVNLFKFFWSEIKMIGARLYEEQDFEEAIQLAASGKLHLDKLITQVSPIEEVQQTFETIDANPDGIKYLIALQ from the coding sequence ATGAAATCCGCTCAATATCAAGGAAATCGACGCGTTGCGATCGGCGAGAGTCAATCGCTCCCGCCCGCAGCTGGCCAAGTGCGGCTCGAAGTCGCCTACTGCGGCATCTGTGGCACGGACATCCACATCTTCCACGGTGCGATGGATGCTCGCGTCCAAAAGCCTCAAATCATTGGCCATGAAGTTTCCGCTACGGTAGCGGAACTCGGCGACGGAGTGACGAATGTCTCGGTCGGAGACCGCGTTGCGGTTCGGCCACTATTTTTTGGCGATCCGACCACGTTTGATCGTGGATTTTCCCATGTGGGCAAGAATCTGAAGTTCATCGGGATCGACATGCCCGGCGGGATGCAATCTTCCTGGACGGTGCCCGCTTACACGTTGCATCCACTTCCCGAGTCACTCTCGCTTCAGCACGGCGCCATGATCGAACCGGCTGCCGTGGCCTGTCATGACGTGCGATTGGGAGAGGTTCAATCGGGCGAAACGTGTGTCGTCATCGGTGGCGGGCCGATCGGGTTGCTGATCGCATTGGTCGCGATTGACAAAGGGGCAACCGTGATTTTGTCGGAGGTCAATTCGTCGCGGATTGCGCTTGCCGAATCGCTTGGCATCAAAGCCATCAATCCGCTTGACGTCAGTTTGCCGGAAGCGGTCAGTTCGCTCACCGATGGCGCTATGGCAGATTGCGTCTTTGAGGTTTCCGGTTCCGCACCGGGGGTGGAAGTCATGACGGAACTGCCAAATGTTCGTGGACGCATCGTGATGGTTGCCATCCATCCGCAGCCCAAACCAGTCAATCTGTTCAAGTTCTTTTGGTCCGAAATCAAGATGATTGGCGCTCGGCTCTACGAGGAACAAGACTTCGAGGAAGCGATCCAGTTGGCTGCGAGCGGTAAGTTGCATCTCGACAAGCTGATCACTCAAGTCAGTCCGATCGAGGAGGTTCAACAAACTTTCGAAACGATTGATGCGAATCCGGATGGGATCAAGTACTTGATCGCATTGCAATAA
- a CDS encoding GntR family transcriptional regulator, whose translation MSSAPKTIRERITGHIRDELVAGRFAPGSTLRETELASRFGVSRGPIRDAFLQLSQEGFLAYQANRGVTVRHPPDPDDREFITSVRKQMETHVLKKGLAKISDESIKIIESKLANLKDACDAGDVAAVARSDMAFHESIMVGCGGEDLVPAWRQLCSRMLLTYTRLGGYDQAHAEHATIFAAIQSRQIAAASAALVANIK comes from the coding sequence GTGTCTTCAGCACCTAAAACCATCCGCGAGCGGATTACGGGGCATATTCGAGACGAATTGGTTGCTGGCCGGTTTGCACCCGGTTCGACGCTGAGGGAAACCGAATTGGCCTCTCGGTTTGGCGTCAGCCGGGGTCCCATTCGCGATGCCTTTTTGCAACTCTCGCAGGAAGGGTTTTTGGCATACCAGGCGAACCGCGGGGTCACCGTTCGCCACCCCCCCGATCCAGATGATCGTGAGTTCATCACGTCGGTCAGGAAGCAGATGGAAACGCACGTCCTCAAAAAGGGACTGGCGAAGATCAGTGACGAGTCGATCAAGATCATTGAGTCAAAACTGGCGAATCTAAAAGACGCTTGCGACGCAGGTGACGTAGCCGCGGTGGCGCGAAGTGACATGGCATTTCACGAGTCGATCATGGTCGGCTGCGGTGGCGAAGATCTTGTGCCTGCATGGCGCCAGCTCTGCTCGCGGATGCTGCTGACCTACACGCGACTGGGCGGTTACGACCAAGCGCATGCCGAGCATGCAACGATCTTTGCCGCGATTCAGTCAAGACAAATTGCAGCCGCTTCGGCTGCATTGGTTGCCAATATCAAATAA
- a CDS encoding aldose epimerase family protein, which translates to MKISKESFGRFEGKTVDQFTLQNDHGVTVKIATYGGTVTSIVTPDKEGQLCDISCGFDTLDGYMTDAYKANSPYFGCLVGRYAGRIKDGAFRIEGADYQLATNDGPNHLHGGIRGFDKQVWDIVRTWQLADAVAVVLSLDSPDGDESYPGTVKVKVEYQLTNDNELRINYQAETSQATPLSLTNHTYFNLNGFRDTVLDHVVQLDSDRYLIPDDTNVPVGGEAKVHETAADFTKPKRIGEAFAELPMGFEHYYCFDNPAGELRQVAIISEPNSGRTLKVLTTEPGGLFYTGRYTSDELRREEGTRFGPFRGFCVETSKYPNGPNIDGAPRSLLQPGEPYNETTVYRFDAPQSTPPPKHVL; encoded by the coding sequence ATGAAGATCAGCAAAGAAAGTTTCGGTCGTTTCGAAGGTAAAACCGTCGATCAGTTCACCTTGCAGAATGATCACGGCGTGACGGTCAAGATCGCCACGTATGGGGGCACCGTGACATCGATTGTCACGCCCGACAAGGAAGGCCAGTTATGCGATATCAGCTGTGGCTTTGATACGCTCGACGGCTACATGACCGATGCGTACAAAGCGAATTCTCCGTACTTCGGTTGTTTGGTGGGACGCTACGCCGGACGCATTAAGGATGGAGCGTTCCGCATCGAGGGTGCCGATTATCAACTCGCAACCAACGACGGCCCCAACCATCTGCATGGCGGCATCCGAGGGTTCGATAAGCAGGTTTGGGACATCGTGCGGACGTGGCAGCTTGCCGATGCCGTCGCGGTTGTGTTATCGCTCGACAGTCCCGATGGTGATGAATCCTATCCGGGAACGGTTAAGGTCAAGGTCGAGTATCAACTGACCAACGACAATGAGCTTCGCATCAACTACCAAGCCGAAACCAGCCAAGCCACGCCGCTGTCGTTAACCAATCATACTTATTTCAATCTGAACGGTTTTAGGGACACCGTTCTTGACCACGTCGTCCAACTTGACAGCGATCGCTATTTGATTCCAGACGACACGAATGTTCCCGTGGGAGGCGAAGCCAAAGTTCACGAAACGGCAGCCGACTTCACGAAACCAAAACGGATTGGCGAGGCTTTCGCAGAATTGCCGATGGGTTTTGAGCACTACTACTGCTTCGACAATCCCGCGGGTGAACTCCGACAGGTTGCCATCATCAGCGAGCCGAATTCGGGACGAACGCTCAAGGTCCTGACCACGGAACCCGGTGGGCTTTTTTACACGGGCCGATACACCTCGGATGAATTACGGCGCGAAGAGGGTACGCGGTTCGGTCCTTTCCGAGGTTTCTGTGTGGAAACATCCAAGTACCCCAACGGCCCGAACATCGACGGTGCACCGCGAAGTCTGCTCCAGCCCGGTGAACCGTACAACGAGACCACCGTCTATCGCTTCGACGCTCCCCAATCCACCCCACCCCCTAAGCACGTCTTGTAA
- a CDS encoding L-rhamnose/proton symporter RhaT: MVEGIVWALFAGLMLGLYALPGKFTKNFKEENTWGLFFMLTMFVVPTIVTLLMMKGVGAIYGSAEVRAILPQMVVTSVLWGIGVMMWGKAIHHIGMSLGFSVFIGTVILVGSLMPFFVEGLPAAKVFATILIGLAFVLVGIVANGKAGMAREKDDRAANADQANVADGDHETKKSMGAGLTIAVVGGLLATGFSFANAVGRPPLHEASMAQGNPEWVTALAVMFPIFLSGGLIMAGYFAWQLTQKKAWGSFKTSSFGRNFVLIFMMAFFHYAASAVFAYAAFKLGAVGNTVGYAIFNTACVVTAIVSGLVVGEWKNASSKAKNLLYTGLGCMVIGILIIAFGNKLGAESSEISQQPETVSLQSLDSLS; the protein is encoded by the coding sequence ATGGTTGAAGGAATTGTATGGGCGTTGTTCGCAGGGCTGATGCTCGGGTTGTATGCCCTGCCCGGTAAGTTCACGAAGAACTTCAAAGAAGAAAACACCTGGGGGCTGTTCTTCATGCTGACGATGTTTGTGGTTCCCACCATCGTCACCCTGTTGATGATGAAAGGCGTGGGTGCGATCTACGGTTCGGCAGAGGTCCGAGCGATCCTCCCTCAAATGGTCGTGACCAGTGTTTTATGGGGCATCGGTGTGATGATGTGGGGCAAAGCCATCCATCATATCGGTATGTCGCTTGGGTTTTCGGTGTTCATCGGAACGGTGATCTTAGTCGGGTCATTGATGCCCTTTTTCGTCGAAGGGCTTCCTGCGGCGAAGGTGTTTGCCACGATCCTGATTGGCCTGGCATTCGTATTGGTGGGAATCGTGGCGAACGGCAAAGCGGGGATGGCTCGAGAGAAAGACGATCGGGCCGCAAATGCGGACCAGGCAAACGTGGCTGATGGCGATCACGAAACCAAAAAGTCGATGGGTGCAGGACTGACGATTGCCGTCGTAGGCGGTTTGTTGGCAACGGGATTTAGTTTCGCCAACGCGGTCGGCCGTCCTCCGCTTCATGAGGCCAGCATGGCGCAAGGCAATCCGGAGTGGGTCACGGCGTTGGCGGTGATGTTCCCCATCTTTCTCAGTGGCGGTCTGATCATGGCTGGCTATTTTGCCTGGCAGTTGACTCAAAAGAAGGCATGGGGCTCGTTCAAGACATCCAGCTTTGGACGCAATTTCGTACTGATTTTCATGATGGCGTTCTTTCATTACGCCGCGTCCGCCGTCTTTGCCTATGCCGCCTTCAAACTCGGTGCGGTTGGCAACACCGTGGGCTATGCCATTTTCAACACGGCCTGCGTGGTCACGGCCATCGTCAGCGGCTTGGTCGTGGGAGAATGGAAAAATGCCTCTTCGAAGGCAAAGAACCTGCTCTACACGGGGCTTGGCTGTATGGTGATCGGCATCTTGATCATCGCGTTTGGGAATAAACTGGGGGCCGAATCCTCCGAGATTTCTCAGCAGCCTGAGACCGTTTCTCTTCAATCCCTGGATTCCCTCTCATGA
- a CDS encoding anthranilate synthase component II: MVIVVDNYDSFTYNLVQRLGEIDASVDVRVFRNDELSVDALEALDPSRVLISPGPCTPTEAGVSVECVKRFAGRVPLLGVCLGHQSIGQALGGKIIRAPELMHGKTDAIVHDNQGLFEDLPNPFVATRYHSLVIEPESLPAELMVSAWTDTGGTRQIMGVRHREFPLEGWQFHPESFLTEPGIELLTRFLNW, encoded by the coding sequence ATGGTCATTGTCGTCGATAACTACGATTCGTTCACTTACAACTTGGTCCAGCGACTTGGCGAGATTGACGCAAGTGTCGATGTGCGTGTCTTTCGAAACGACGAATTGTCGGTCGATGCGTTGGAAGCACTCGATCCCAGTCGCGTGCTGATCTCGCCAGGCCCTTGTACACCCACCGAAGCGGGTGTCAGTGTCGAGTGTGTCAAGCGATTTGCTGGTCGCGTGCCGCTGTTGGGGGTCTGCCTAGGGCATCAATCGATTGGCCAGGCACTGGGCGGAAAAATCATTCGAGCACCCGAGTTGATGCACGGAAAAACGGACGCGATCGTTCACGACAATCAGGGGCTGTTCGAGGATCTTCCGAATCCGTTCGTGGCGACGCGTTACCACAGTCTAGTGATTGAACCGGAGAGCTTGCCAGCAGAGTTGATGGTCAGCGCATGGACCGACACCGGCGGGACGCGGCAAATCATGGGCGTTCGCCACCGCGAGTTCCCGTTGGAAGGTTGGCAGTTCCATCCAGAAAGTTTTCTTACGGAACCAGGCATCGAATTGTTGACTCGGTTCTTGAATTGGTGA